In the Symbiobacterium terraclitae genome, one interval contains:
- the remA gene encoding extracellular matrix/biofilm regulator RemA: MGEIKLVNIGFGNIVAANRIVAIVSPESAPIKRIISEARDKGTLIDATYGRRTRAVVITDSDHVVLSAVQPETVANRLTAKEASSISDDAEEEGEA; the protein is encoded by the coding sequence GTGGGAGAGATCAAGCTGGTCAACATCGGCTTTGGCAACATCGTTGCCGCGAACCGGATCGTTGCGATCGTGAGTCCGGAGTCCGCCCCCATCAAGCGCATCATCTCCGAAGCGCGCGACAAGGGAACACTGATCGATGCGACATACGGCCGGCGCACGCGGGCGGTCGTCATCACCGACTCCGACCACGTGGTGCTCTCGGCCGTTCAGCCCGAGACCGTGGCCAACCGGCTCACCGCCAAGGAAGCCAGCAGCATCAGCGACGACGCAGAAGAAGAGGGCGAAGCATAA
- the rpoZ gene encoding DNA-directed RNA polymerase subunit omega — MIKPSLDQLMDLVDSKYTLVILAARRARDLQDGKPKLVESQSNKPVTIALEELGAGKLFFERGKPTQLG, encoded by the coding sequence ATGATCAAGCCCTCTCTTGATCAGCTGATGGATCTGGTGGACTCCAAGTACACGCTTGTGATCCTGGCGGCCCGCCGGGCGCGGGACCTGCAGGACGGCAAGCCGAAGCTGGTCGAGTCCCAGTCCAACAAGCCTGTTACCATAGCGCTGGAGGAGTTGGGCGCCGGCAAGCTCTTCTTCGAGCGCGGCAAGCCCACCCAGCTCGGTTGA
- a CDS encoding DUF4261 domain-containing protein, which translates to MDRRNRPLVVMVLLREPAMPDPEAIASCLESRCGERYHVRWDGPVEGQADDSRIFTVNGQSVKMGLIPGPVPQAAWEAACARNAFWPEGTEVCRQHRAHLIVAFQGDWGDPIRRHLLLTDFVAALSEAADALAVLWGPLGVIQPAEYFREHAAGASTDDLPLQLWVNFILMRDADKQFVVTSGLDAFGVREVEGSSSRMQPFDLVGRVFDAAYYLCTHGPVMNDGDTFGCSDAEQIPVRHTNSVLDRPGPVIRLDFDGARRGLLSRLLSRR; encoded by the coding sequence ATGGATCGCCGCAACCGACCGCTCGTCGTCATGGTGCTCCTGCGTGAGCCGGCCATGCCAGACCCGGAAGCCATCGCCAGCTGCCTGGAGAGCCGCTGTGGAGAGCGCTACCACGTGCGGTGGGATGGCCCGGTCGAGGGGCAGGCGGATGACAGCCGCATCTTCACCGTGAACGGCCAGTCGGTGAAGATGGGCCTGATCCCCGGTCCGGTCCCGCAGGCCGCGTGGGAGGCCGCCTGCGCACGGAACGCGTTCTGGCCCGAGGGTACTGAGGTCTGCAGGCAGCATCGGGCCCATCTGATCGTCGCCTTCCAGGGGGATTGGGGCGACCCGATCCGCCGCCACCTCCTGCTCACTGACTTTGTCGCGGCGCTGAGCGAGGCTGCTGACGCGCTGGCCGTCCTCTGGGGGCCGCTGGGGGTCATCCAGCCGGCCGAGTACTTCCGGGAGCACGCGGCCGGGGCGTCCACGGACGACCTGCCGCTCCAGCTGTGGGTCAACTTCATCCTGATGCGAGACGCCGACAAGCAGTTCGTGGTGACCTCCGGCCTTGACGCGTTTGGCGTGCGGGAGGTGGAGGGCAGTTCGAGCCGCATGCAGCCGTTTGACCTGGTCGGGAGGGTCTTTGACGCAGCCTACTACCTCTGCACCCACGGGCCCGTAATGAACGACGGCGACACGTTCGGCTGCTCGGATGCGGAGCAGATCCCCGTCCGGCACACGAACTCGGTGCTGGACCGCCCCGGGCCGGTGATCCGGCTGGATTTTGACGGTGCAAGGCGCGGGCTGCTCTCACGACTGTTGAGCAGGCGCTAG
- a CDS encoding DUF4261 domain-containing protein, with translation MDKQNSPLMAMMFLREPVEPDPKAVAARLRARSSCRYELRWDEAADGTRFYSLNGRQVVVALMRAPIPPGDWEEGCANHRYWPQAAKVLRQHRAHLIISLMWDQDDPIDRHLLFTDFVAAVSEAVDGLGILWGRHGALRSAELFRELASKASEDSLPLPLWVDFEPVRHEGKFFMVTTGLDAFGVMEVEVGSARLKPDELFDRLLCVAHYLCTHGPVLKDGDTVGGSARERIPVRHTDSVLDRPGPVIRIDFDAGRRGLLSRLFGR, from the coding sequence CCCAAAGCCGTCGCCGCCCGCCTGAGGGCCCGCTCCAGCTGCCGCTACGAGCTGAGGTGGGACGAGGCCGCGGACGGCACCCGCTTCTACTCCTTGAACGGCCGGCAGGTCGTCGTCGCCCTGATGCGCGCGCCCATCCCGCCGGGCGACTGGGAGGAGGGCTGCGCAAACCACCGGTACTGGCCCCAGGCTGCGAAGGTCCTCCGGCAGCACCGGGCCCACCTGATCATCAGCCTCATGTGGGATCAGGATGACCCCATCGACCGCCACCTGCTGTTCACAGACTTCGTCGCCGCCGTGAGCGAGGCGGTGGACGGGCTGGGGATCCTGTGGGGGCGGCACGGAGCGCTGCGGTCGGCTGAACTCTTCCGGGAGCTGGCTTCCAAGGCGTCCGAGGACAGCCTTCCGCTGCCGCTGTGGGTGGACTTCGAGCCGGTCAGGCATGAAGGCAAGTTCTTCATGGTGACCACTGGCCTGGACGCCTTCGGGGTGATGGAGGTGGAGGTCGGTTCGGCCCGCCTGAAGCCGGACGAACTGTTTGACAGGCTCCTTTGCGTCGCCCACTACCTCTGCACCCACGGCCCCGTTCTGAAGGACGGCGACACGGTCGGCGGGTCGGCGAGGGAGCGGATCCCCGTCCGGCACACCGACTCGGTCCTGGACCGTCCCGGTCCGGTGATCCGGATCGATTTTGACGCCGGAAGGCGCGGGTTGCTGTCACGGTTGTTCGGCAGGTAG
- the gmk gene encoding guanylate kinase: protein MPSNPRGLLIVVTGPSAVGKGTICRALLAGNPDIRFSVSCTTRPKRPGEVDGVEYYFISREEFQRRIAAGEFLEWAEVYGNYYGTPRSYVEEVTARGQDVILDIDRVGARAVREHYPDAVSVFVLPPSLEALRQRIAARGTETPEAVARRLAEAPEWIREGLTYDYVIVNDDLNRAVAELRAIITAEKARTARGGALLIQTLLEKGALTEE, encoded by the coding sequence ATGCCCAGCAATCCACGGGGTCTCCTGATCGTGGTCACGGGCCCGTCGGCCGTGGGGAAGGGCACCATCTGCCGCGCCCTGCTGGCCGGAAATCCGGATATTCGCTTTTCGGTCTCCTGCACCACCCGGCCCAAGCGTCCCGGCGAGGTGGACGGCGTGGAGTATTACTTCATCTCCCGCGAGGAGTTCCAGCGCCGCATCGCCGCCGGCGAGTTCCTGGAGTGGGCCGAGGTCTACGGCAACTACTACGGCACCCCCCGCTCGTACGTGGAGGAAGTGACGGCGCGGGGGCAGGACGTGATCCTGGACATCGACCGGGTGGGCGCCAGGGCCGTGCGTGAGCACTACCCCGACGCCGTCTCCGTGTTCGTCCTCCCGCCCTCGCTGGAGGCGCTGCGCCAGCGCATCGCCGCCCGGGGTACCGAGACGCCGGAGGCGGTCGCCCGGCGTCTGGCCGAGGCCCCCGAGTGGATCCGGGAGGGCCTCACCTACGACTACGTGATCGTCAACGACGACCTCAACCGGGCCGTCGCGGAGCTGAGGGCCATCATCACGGCCGAGAAGGCCCGCACGGCGCGGGGTGGGGCCTTGCTGATCCAGACTCTGCTTGAGAAGGGAGCGCTCACGGAAGAATGA
- a CDS encoding YicC/YloC family endoribonuclease, with protein MVRSMTGFGRGEAEGEAGKITVEIKAVNHRFSEVVFRMPRQFSALEDPARKRILGRVNRGRLEVYVAWEPSAGAREAKVDKNLALAYYNALRQLAEEIGSNPEISLDTLARLPEVLSVSEGTVTDEQIWAVMEPALDEAVSRLIAMREREGEALAADLEQRIARIDSFRAAAAARAPEVVEEYRQRLTRRLEELLPPTNPVDPQRLAQEVALFADRADITEETQRLASHIAQFRQALRSDEAVGRKLDFLVQELGREVNTIGSKANDAVLTAAVVEAKSELEKIREQVQNLE; from the coding sequence TTGGTACGCAGCATGACCGGTTTCGGCCGCGGCGAGGCCGAGGGTGAGGCGGGCAAGATCACGGTGGAGATCAAGGCGGTGAACCACCGCTTCTCCGAGGTCGTGTTCCGCATGCCGCGCCAGTTCAGCGCACTGGAGGACCCGGCCCGCAAGCGCATCCTCGGCCGGGTGAACCGCGGCCGGCTGGAGGTATATGTCGCCTGGGAACCCTCGGCGGGGGCAAGGGAGGCAAAGGTTGACAAGAACCTGGCCCTGGCGTATTATAATGCTTTGAGGCAGCTAGCGGAAGAGATTGGGAGCAATCCGGAGATATCGCTCGATACGCTGGCGAGACTGCCCGAGGTCCTCTCCGTTTCGGAAGGGACGGTGACCGACGAGCAGATCTGGGCCGTGATGGAACCGGCCCTCGACGAGGCGGTCTCCCGGCTGATCGCGATGCGCGAGCGGGAGGGGGAGGCCCTGGCGGCCGACCTGGAGCAGCGGATTGCCCGCATCGACTCTTTCCGCGCCGCCGCGGCGGCCCGGGCGCCGGAGGTCGTCGAGGAGTACCGCCAGCGGCTGACCCGCCGGCTGGAGGAGCTGCTGCCGCCCACCAATCCGGTGGACCCGCAGCGGCTGGCCCAGGAGGTCGCCCTGTTCGCCGACCGGGCGGACATCACCGAGGAGACCCAGCGCCTGGCCAGCCACATCGCCCAGTTCCGGCAGGCGCTCCGGTCCGACGAGGCCGTGGGCCGGAAGCTGGACTTCCTGGTGCAGGAGCTGGGGCGCGAGGTCAACACCATCGGCTCCAAGGCCAACGACGCAGTGCTCACCGCGGCTGTGGTAGAGGCCAAGAGCGAGCTGGAGAAGATCAGGGAACAGGTACAGAATCTCGAGTAA
- a CDS encoding HAD-IC family P-type ATPase has protein sequence MSKPWHQMGADEVSAALGSDAAAGLSEMECRRRLDEFGPNLLAGAPRVPWWRILLAQFQDFMVVVLLVATAISYGMGETADAITIVVIVILNAVLGFVQEFRAERSLEALKDLTAPTARVRRGGQEMTVAARDLVPGDLVLLEAGDRIPADARLVEATGLEVEESALTGESLPVRKSAAWTGGPDAPLGDRRNMLYMGTTATRGRGTAIVVATGMQTEMGRIANLIQEVGEEETPLQKRLAQLGKWLVAACLAVCAIVVLAGLLREEALTRSGLSQLFLAGVSLAVAAIPEGLPAIVTVALALGVQRMIRRNAIVRKLQAVETLGCATVICSDKTGTLTKNEMMVRAAWAGGRRYVVTGDGYRPAGEFLRGDVPVSAQEEPDLAQALKSAALCSNARLVQVAPSRRSRRKGGRGGPGAAGMLSRPVAGAAAKGEYAIQGDPTEGALVVAAQKGGYRLAVLHDRCPRLLEVPFESERRRMSVLTADEAGGVTVHVKGAPDVILELSTHILRDGRIVPLTDEDRQAILDENQRMADEALRVLAVAFRPRPLAKGAGAPATGTGAPGASAPATGTGAPAMGASAPATGTGAPGMGASAPATGTGAPAMGASAPATGAVAPAKGAKAPAKEAGLPARREDPIALGQGFEDLRELTTDQASALLERDLVFLGLFGMIDPPRPEVKKAVAEASRAGIRTVMITGDHPATALAVARELGIVGPNGQALTGRDLDRMTDSQLIEAVQECRVFARVSPQHKLQIVRALKALGEVVAMTGDGVNDAPAVKEADIGIAMGRTGTDVTKEASAMILADDNYATIVAAVEEGRGIYDNIRKFIRYLLSCNTGEVLTMFLAAIMRMPLPLLPIQILFVNLVTDGLPAMALGVDPTDPDVMRRPPRRPDEGVFARRLGIKVLGRGVLIGLGTLTAFLIAFFALPGTPGVAPYDDPAILGPARTMALATLVCAQLIHVFDCRSERRAIWETPLSSNPWLVAAVASSVTALLLAVYWPPLAKVFGTAPLQLWQWLVVLLLASAGEVIVAVRRLILFGRPLRARVHIEEEA, from the coding sequence ATGTCGAAACCCTGGCACCAGATGGGGGCGGACGAGGTCTCTGCCGCCCTCGGAAGCGACGCGGCCGCCGGCCTCTCCGAGATGGAGTGCCGGCGGCGGTTGGACGAGTTCGGCCCCAACCTGCTGGCGGGGGCGCCCCGGGTCCCCTGGTGGCGCATCCTGCTGGCGCAGTTTCAGGATTTCATGGTCGTCGTGCTCCTGGTGGCGACCGCCATCTCCTACGGCATGGGCGAGACGGCGGATGCCATCACCATCGTCGTGATCGTGATCCTGAACGCCGTGCTCGGCTTCGTGCAGGAGTTCCGGGCTGAGCGTTCACTCGAGGCGCTGAAAGACCTGACGGCGCCCACGGCCCGCGTCCGGCGCGGTGGTCAGGAGATGACGGTCGCCGCGCGCGACCTCGTGCCCGGCGACCTGGTGCTGCTGGAGGCGGGCGACCGCATCCCGGCGGACGCCCGCCTGGTGGAGGCGACCGGCCTGGAGGTGGAGGAGTCGGCGCTCACCGGGGAGTCGCTGCCGGTGCGCAAGTCGGCGGCCTGGACCGGCGGGCCCGACGCCCCCCTGGGCGACCGGCGCAACATGCTCTACATGGGCACCACCGCCACCCGGGGCCGGGGGACCGCCATCGTGGTCGCCACCGGCATGCAGACCGAGATGGGCCGCATCGCCAACCTCATCCAGGAGGTGGGCGAGGAGGAGACGCCGCTGCAGAAGCGGCTGGCCCAGCTGGGCAAGTGGCTGGTGGCGGCCTGCCTGGCGGTCTGCGCCATCGTGGTGCTGGCCGGCCTGCTGCGGGAGGAGGCGCTGACCCGCTCCGGGCTCTCGCAGCTCTTCCTGGCGGGCGTGTCGCTGGCCGTGGCCGCCATCCCCGAGGGGCTGCCGGCCATCGTCACCGTCGCCCTCGCCCTCGGCGTGCAGCGGATGATCCGGCGCAACGCGATCGTCCGGAAGCTCCAGGCGGTGGAGACCCTGGGCTGCGCCACCGTCATCTGCTCGGACAAGACCGGCACCCTCACCAAGAACGAGATGATGGTGCGGGCCGCCTGGGCGGGCGGCCGGCGCTACGTCGTGACCGGCGACGGCTACCGCCCGGCGGGCGAGTTCCTCCGGGGGGACGTCCCCGTGAGCGCGCAGGAGGAGCCCGACCTGGCCCAGGCGCTGAAGTCGGCGGCCCTCTGCTCCAACGCCCGGCTGGTCCAGGTCGCACCCAGCCGGCGCAGCAGGCGGAAGGGCGGCCGCGGCGGCCCGGGCGCAGCGGGGATGCTCAGTCGACCTGTCGCCGGGGCAGCGGCGAAGGGTGAGTACGCCATCCAGGGCGACCCCACGGAGGGCGCGCTGGTCGTGGCGGCGCAGAAGGGCGGCTACCGCCTGGCCGTCCTGCACGACCGGTGCCCGCGGCTCCTCGAGGTCCCCTTCGAGTCGGAGCGGCGGCGGATGAGCGTGCTCACCGCCGACGAGGCCGGCGGCGTCACGGTGCACGTCAAGGGCGCGCCGGACGTGATCCTCGAGCTCTCCACCCACATCCTTCGGGACGGGCGGATCGTGCCCCTCACCGACGAGGACCGCCAGGCGATCCTCGACGAGAACCAGCGCATGGCCGACGAGGCCCTGCGGGTCCTGGCCGTCGCCTTCCGCCCCCGGCCGCTGGCCAAGGGAGCGGGGGCGCCTGCCACGGGTACGGGAGCCCCCGGAGCAAGCGCGCCTGCCACGGGTACGGGAGCGCCGGCCATGGGAGCAAGCGCGCCTGCCACGGGTACGGGAGCGCCGGGCATGGGAGCAAGCGCGCCGGCCACGGGTACGGGAGCCCCGGCTATGGGAGCAAGCGCGCCCGCCACGGGTGCTGTGGCGCCGGCCAAGGGAGCGAAAGCGCCGGCCAAGGAGGCTGGGCTCCCGGCCCGGAGGGAGGACCCGATCGCCCTGGGACAGGGGTTTGAGGACCTGAGAGAACTCACCACCGACCAGGCCTCGGCGCTGCTGGAGCGGGACCTGGTCTTCCTGGGCCTCTTCGGCATGATCGACCCGCCGCGGCCCGAGGTGAAGAAGGCCGTGGCGGAGGCCAGCCGGGCGGGCATCCGCACGGTGATGATCACCGGCGACCACCCGGCCACCGCCCTGGCCGTGGCCCGGGAGCTGGGCATCGTCGGGCCCAACGGGCAGGCGCTGACCGGGCGGGACCTCGACCGGATGACCGACTCGCAGCTCATCGAGGCGGTGCAGGAGTGCCGGGTCTTCGCCCGGGTCTCGCCGCAGCACAAGCTGCAGATCGTCCGGGCGCTCAAGGCGCTGGGCGAGGTGGTGGCGATGACCGGCGACGGGGTCAACGACGCGCCGGCGGTGAAGGAGGCCGACATCGGCATCGCCATGGGCCGGACGGGCACCGACGTCACGAAGGAGGCGTCGGCCATGATCCTCGCCGACGACAACTACGCGACGATCGTCGCCGCCGTGGAGGAAGGCCGGGGAATCTACGACAACATCCGCAAGTTCATCCGCTATCTCCTGTCCTGCAACACCGGCGAGGTCCTGACGATGTTCCTGGCCGCGATCATGCGCATGCCGCTGCCGCTCCTGCCGATCCAGATCCTGTTCGTCAACCTCGTCACCGACGGGCTGCCGGCGATGGCGCTGGGCGTCGACCCGACAGACCCCGACGTGATGCGCCGGCCGCCGCGCAGGCCCGACGAGGGCGTCTTCGCCCGCCGCCTGGGCATCAAGGTGCTGGGGCGCGGGGTGCTGATCGGCCTGGGCACCCTCACGGCCTTCCTCATCGCCTTCTTCGCCCTGCCGGGCACGCCCGGGGTGGCGCCGTACGACGACCCGGCGATCCTCGGCCCGGCCCGCACCATGGCGCTGGCGACCCTGGTCTGCGCCCAGCTGATCCACGTGTTCGACTGCCGCTCCGAGCGGCGGGCGATCTGGGAGACGCCGCTCTCTTCCAATCCCTGGCTCGTCGCCGCCGTGGCGTCGTCGGTCACCGCGCTGCTGCTGGCCGTCTACTGGCCGCCGCTGGCCAAAGTCTTCGGCACCGCGCCGCTTCAGCTCTGGCAGTGGCTGGTGGTGCTGCTCCTGGCCAGCGCCGGCGAGGTGATCGTCGCCGTCCGCCGCCTGATTCTGTTCGGCCGGCCGCTGCGCGCACGCGTGCACATCGAGGAGGAAGCATAG